One Candidatus Binatia bacterium DNA window includes the following coding sequences:
- the tupC gene encoding tungstate ABC transporter ATP-binding protein: protein MLELRGVRYSRPGGWRLEVPEFRVEPGECVVVSGANGAGKSTLLAVLALSIRPERGELLFDGSDALRSREVARRLRRELVLVQQHPFLFDRSVFANVAYGLRLRGFRGKELETEVARALEIVGARALWSRHARELSGGEIQRVALARALVVRPRFLLLDEPWTSIDPRGRALVECLLAERPWRPDASVVVTTHSNAGLSLPTGRRYTVEGGIVSTSA from the coding sequence GTGCTTGAACTCCGCGGGGTGCGTTACTCCCGGCCGGGCGGTTGGCGGCTCGAGGTCCCCGAGTTCCGGGTCGAACCGGGGGAGTGCGTGGTCGTCTCGGGCGCCAACGGAGCGGGGAAAAGTACCCTGCTCGCGGTGCTTGCTCTCTCGATTCGGCCCGAACGGGGCGAGCTTCTCTTCGACGGGTCCGACGCGCTCCGCTCCCGGGAGGTCGCCCGGCGACTGCGCCGCGAGCTGGTCCTCGTGCAGCAGCATCCCTTTCTCTTCGACCGTAGCGTGTTCGCCAACGTGGCTTACGGACTGCGGCTCCGGGGCTTCCGGGGCAAGGAGCTCGAAACGGAAGTCGCGCGCGCACTCGAAATCGTCGGAGCACGGGCGCTGTGGTCCCGGCACGCTCGCGAGCTTTCGGGGGGAGAAATCCAGAGAGTGGCGCTCGCCCGGGCCCTGGTCGTCCGGCCACGCTTTCTTCTGCTCGACGAGCCCTGGACCTCCATCGACCCCCGGGGGAGAGCCCTCGTGGAGTGCCTGCTCGCCGAGCGTCCCTGGAGGCCGGACGCCTCCGTCGTGGTGACGACCCACAGCAACGCCGGCCTTTCCCTGCCCACCGGCCGCCGTTACACGGTCGAGGGGGGGATCGTTTCCACCTCGGCCTAG
- a CDS encoding hypothetical protein (possible pseudo, internal stop codon, frameshifted) yields the protein MELQALAPGIYACIQPDRGFGWNNSGLVARGGGLVVDTFFDLPHTRRLLELYSTVLPGPPKRLVNTHHNGDHCWGNQLFEGAEILAHRRCAEFMGRELSPEVLQALVHSPSPPRAMRTFAEDAREFDFEGIRITKPTRVFEEPLELDLDGVAVRLLPVGPAHTASDVLVYLPDEGIVFAGDVVFRLCTPISWEGTTAGWLAALERIEQLRPSLVVPGHGPVCDLAAVRELGEYFRYVQAEAEACFRAGLPLADACRKIDPGPYAGWTEPERIVFQVARVYRELEGVPWDAPLDVRRLFELMEDLRDFYRGRG from the coding sequence GTGGAGCTCCAGGCCCTCGCCCCCGGGATCTACGCGTGTATCCAGCCCGATCGCGGTTTCGGGTGGAACAATTCCGGTCTCGTCGCCCGAGGGGGCGGGCTCGTCGTGGACACGTTCTTCGACCTCCCGCACACGCGGCGGCTGCTCGAGCTCTACTCGACGGTCCTTCCCGGGCCGCCGAAACGGCTCGTGAACACCCACCACAACGGGGACCACTGCTGGGGGAACCAGCTCTTCGAGGGAGCCGAGATCCTCGCGCACCGGCGCTGCGCGGAGTTCATGGGACGGGAGCTGTCTCCCGAGGTCCTGCAGGCGCTCGTCCACTCGCCGTCTCCGCCGCGCGCGATGCGGACCTTCGCCGAGGACGCCCGGGAGTTCGACTTCGAGGGCATCCGGATCACGAAACCGACCCGGGTTTTCGAGGAGCCTCTCGAACTCGACCTGGACGGCGTGGCCGTGCGGCTGCTGCCCGTGGGCCCCGCACACACGGCGAGCGACGTCCTCGTCTACCTTCCCGACGAAGGGATCGTGTTCGCGGGCGACGTGGTCTTCCGTCTCTGCACGCCGATTTCGTGGGAGGGAACCACGGCGGGGTGGCTGGCCGCTCTCGAGCGGATCGAACAACTCCGGCCGTCTCTCGTCGTGCCGGGACACGGGCCGGTGTGCGACCTCGCCGCTGTCCGCGAGCTCGGCGAGTATTTTCGTTACGTCCAGGCCGAGGCGGAGGCGTGCTTTCGGGCGGGACTGCCCCTGGCCGACGCCTGCAGGAAGATCGACCCGGGGCCCTACGCGGGATGGACGGAACCCGAACGAATCGTCTTCCAGGTGGCACGGGTCTACCGCGAGCTCGAGGGAGTTCCCTGGGACGCCCCGCTCGACGTCCGCCGTCTCTTCGAGCTCATGGAGGATCTCCGCGACTTCTACCGCGGGCGCGGGTAG
- a CDS encoding polyamine ABC transporter ATP-binding protein translates to MTPAETTSPSPPSPDVHISVRNLTIGYGDRIVLRDLDFEVRRGDIFVIMGGSGCGKSTLLRHLVGLAEPISGEIWYGPHNFTSAPPELRESILRKFGVLYQSGALWSSMTLAENVALPLSEFTELDEDEIREIASLKLALVGLRGFEDYYPSEISGGMQKRAGLARAMALDPEILFFDEPSAGLDPLSSRRLDDLILELRESLGATIVVVTHELESIFAIGTNSIFLDAKSRTALAQGPPRELLEKSTHPEVRRFLTRGAENGARRR, encoded by the coding sequence GTGACGCCCGCGGAAACCACTTCTCCGTCTCCCCCGAGCCCGGACGTCCATATCTCGGTCCGGAACCTCACGATCGGCTACGGCGACCGCATCGTCTTGCGAGACCTCGACTTCGAGGTCCGCCGCGGGGACATCTTCGTCATCATGGGAGGGAGCGGGTGCGGGAAAAGCACGCTTTTGCGGCATCTCGTGGGCCTCGCCGAACCGATTTCGGGAGAGATCTGGTACGGCCCCCACAACTTTACGTCCGCCCCGCCCGAGCTCCGGGAATCCATCCTCCGTAAATTCGGGGTCCTCTACCAGAGCGGGGCCCTCTGGAGCTCGATGACGCTCGCGGAAAACGTGGCGCTGCCCCTTTCGGAGTTCACGGAGCTGGACGAGGACGAAATCCGCGAGATCGCATCGCTGAAACTCGCGCTCGTGGGACTGCGGGGGTTCGAAGACTATTACCCGTCCGAGATCAGCGGCGGCATGCAGAAACGTGCCGGGCTCGCACGCGCCATGGCACTCGACCCGGAGATTCTCTTTTTCGACGAACCCTCGGCCGGCCTCGACCCGCTCAGCTCCCGCCGCCTGGACGACCTGATCCTCGAGCTGCGGGAAAGCCTCGGGGCGACGATCGTCGTCGTGACCCACGAACTCGAGAGCATTTTCGCCATCGGCACGAACAGCATTTTCCTCGACGCGAAGTCCCGGACGGCTCTGGCGCAGGGACCGCCGCGGGAGCTCCTGGAGAAAAGCACCCACCCGGAAGTTCGCCGCTTTCTCACGCGGGGGGCGGAAAACGGGGCGCGGCGCCGCTGA
- a CDS encoding DHH family phosphoesterase yields MDPTDKPMPDRPSEQTGKAAAFLELVGSFKRILILPHDNPDPDALASAAGLRFLIAEKLQKNATIAFRGLIGRAENRALLSALEIPLQHVEDCLPNFKGAIVLVDTQPGRKNNALPPNVKPTAVIDHHPDWGNNEGVPFTDLRTGYGATSTIVTEYLAESEITIDPRIATALFYGISSETQYLGRETKSADIVACQFLYPYLNKRLLAAIQFPALPAQYFHLIDEAIRNAQLYGDVVVAVLRGVPYPDAVAEVADFLVRLDSAQWALCLAPYGGFLYVSARTKDPDAAAGHLLASILPSGSAGGHGMIAGGRVRATKKKSKEVARKLIDSFLQALGRNGATPQPLLARKSRQRNFVVRRNLPNPPEKPAKSVRGTAA; encoded by the coding sequence TTGGACCCGACCGACAAACCGATGCCCGACCGTCCTAGCGAGCAGACCGGGAAGGCGGCCGCTTTCCTGGAACTCGTAGGTTCGTTCAAGCGCATCCTCATACTGCCCCACGACAACCCGGACCCGGACGCACTGGCGAGTGCCGCGGGCCTGCGCTTTCTGATCGCGGAAAAACTCCAGAAAAACGCCACGATCGCATTCCGGGGTCTCATCGGGCGCGCCGAAAACCGCGCCCTGCTCTCGGCGCTCGAAATCCCGCTCCAGCACGTCGAGGACTGCCTTCCGAATTTCAAGGGCGCCATCGTCCTGGTCGACACGCAGCCGGGCCGAAAGAACAACGCGCTTCCGCCCAACGTGAAGCCCACCGCCGTCATCGACCACCACCCCGACTGGGGGAACAACGAGGGCGTGCCCTTCACCGATCTCCGCACCGGTTACGGCGCCACCTCGACGATCGTCACCGAGTATCTGGCCGAGTCGGAAATCACGATCGACCCCCGCATTGCCACGGCCCTCTTCTACGGCATCTCGTCCGAGACCCAGTACCTCGGCCGCGAAACCAAGTCCGCCGACATCGTCGCCTGCCAGTTCCTCTACCCTTACCTCAACAAGCGCCTGCTCGCGGCCATCCAGTTTCCGGCACTCCCGGCCCAGTACTTCCACCTGATCGACGAGGCGATCCGCAACGCCCAGCTCTACGGGGACGTCGTCGTCGCGGTCCTCCGGGGCGTGCCGTACCCCGACGCCGTGGCCGAAGTGGCCGACTTCCTCGTCCGGCTCGATTCCGCCCAGTGGGCGCTCTGCCTGGCTCCCTACGGAGGATTTCTCTACGTCTCCGCGCGGACCAAGGACCCGGACGCTGCGGCCGGACATCTCCTGGCCTCCATCCTTCCCAGCGGTTCGGCGGGGGGGCACGGCATGATCGCCGGTGGCCGCGTTCGGGCCACGAAGAAAAAGTCCAAAGAAGTCGCACGAAAGCTCATCGACTCCTTCCTCCAGGCACTCGGCCGAAACGGAGCGACCCCCCAACCCCTCCTGGCGCGAAAGTCCCGCCAGCGGAACTTCGTGGTTCGGAGGAACCTGCCGAACCCGCCCGAAAAGCCGGCCAAAAGCGTCCGGGGAACGGCGGCCTAG
- the tupB gene encoding ABC transporter permease, producing MDFLLEALARAWSMLRAGDPEVFSAVKTTLQVTLASVTIAAALALPTGYALALAEFPGRKAVVTALHTLVSVPTVAIGLVVYAMLSRRGPLGELGWLYSKKAIVLGQVLLALPLLTALSLATTEAIDRRLWQTVASLGGGRLHAFREALHEARHAYAAAAVAAFGRVVSEVGISIMVGGNIRGRTRTVTTAIALETTKGEFETGLALGLILVLLAFSVTGLATVLRERKPVRA from the coding sequence ATGGACTTCCTCCTCGAAGCCCTCGCCCGCGCCTGGTCCATGCTCCGGGCAGGGGATCCGGAAGTTTTCTCGGCGGTGAAAACCACCCTCCAGGTCACCCTCGCCAGTGTCACGATCGCCGCCGCCCTGGCCCTGCCGACGGGCTATGCGCTGGCACTCGCCGAATTCCCCGGCCGGAAGGCCGTCGTGACCGCCCTCCACACGCTCGTGAGCGTCCCCACGGTAGCGATCGGGCTCGTCGTTTACGCCATGCTTTCGCGCCGTGGCCCTCTCGGAGAACTCGGGTGGCTCTACTCCAAAAAGGCGATCGTCCTGGGGCAGGTTCTGCTCGCGCTGCCCTTGCTCACCGCGCTCTCGCTCGCGACTACCGAGGCGATCGACCGCCGCCTCTGGCAGACGGTGGCGAGTCTCGGAGGCGGTAGGCTCCACGCCTTTCGCGAGGCCCTCCACGAAGCCAGACACGCGTACGCGGCCGCCGCCGTGGCGGCCTTCGGGCGCGTGGTCTCCGAGGTGGGCATCTCCATCATGGTAGGGGGGAACATCCGCGGTCGGACGCGAACCGTGACCACGGCCATCGCGCTCGAGACGACCAAGGGGGAATTCGAGACGGGTCTTGCCTTGGGGCTGATTCTCGTGTTGCTGGCCTTTTCGGTCACGGGCTTGGCCACGGTCTTGCGGGAGCGAAAACCCGTCCGTGCTTGA
- a CDS encoding 3-alpha,7-alpha,12-alpha-trihydroxy-5-beta-cholest-24-enoyl-CoA hydratase: protein MPIDPSKALGKELPETVGSWDKDKVILYHLGIGAGVPPTDPNELAYTYEKNLKVLPSFGVIPVFGAFAGMVGIPGLEVNPALVLHGEQDLEVHAPIPTEAQVKNRGKVAAIYDKGKAAVIVLEVTSALGDGRTLFVNRFSIFARGEGGFGGDPGPKAGNQPPERNPDAVKESPTLPQQALLYRLCGDKNPLHADPEFAKLGGFDRPILHGLCTYGIVCKAVVDTMLGGDTGKVARYQARFAGVVYPGETIVTSMWRDGNRILIEARTKERGGTVLSNAAVTVRD, encoded by the coding sequence ATGCCCATCGATCCATCGAAAGCACTCGGGAAAGAGTTGCCGGAGACCGTCGGGAGCTGGGACAAGGACAAAGTCATTCTCTACCACCTGGGGATCGGGGCGGGAGTGCCGCCCACGGACCCCAACGAGCTCGCCTACACCTACGAAAAGAACCTGAAAGTCCTGCCGAGTTTCGGCGTGATCCCCGTGTTCGGGGCTTTCGCCGGCATGGTCGGGATCCCGGGTCTCGAGGTGAACCCGGCGCTGGTCCTTCACGGCGAACAGGACCTGGAGGTCCACGCGCCCATCCCGACCGAGGCGCAGGTGAAAAATCGGGGAAAGGTGGCCGCCATTTACGACAAGGGCAAAGCGGCCGTGATCGTCCTCGAGGTCACCTCCGCGCTCGGGGACGGACGCACGCTTTTCGTCAACCGGTTTTCCATCTTCGCGCGTGGCGAAGGCGGGTTCGGGGGCGATCCCGGGCCCAAGGCCGGGAACCAGCCCCCGGAGCGGAACCCGGATGCCGTCAAGGAGTCGCCGACCCTGCCGCAACAGGCCCTTCTCTACCGGCTCTGCGGCGACAAGAATCCTCTCCACGCGGACCCGGAATTCGCGAAACTCGGGGGTTTCGACCGGCCCATCCTGCACGGCCTCTGCACCTACGGGATCGTCTGCAAGGCGGTCGTCGACACCATGCTCGGCGGAGACACGGGCAAGGTCGCTCGCTACCAGGCGCGCTTTGCGGGTGTCGTCTACCCGGGCGAGACGATCGTCACTTCGATGTGGCGGGACGGAAACCGAATTCTGATCGAGGCCAGGACGAAAGAAAGAGGCGGGACCGTGCTCAGCAACGCCGCCGTGACGGTTCGGGACTGA
- a CDS encoding MFS transporter, giving the protein MMGFGESYFLAFALELGASHFQVGLLATVPLLVGSVWQLGAPALAARLGAKQWVVGNAVVQATLLASLVAVPWLSAVPFEWFFGLVCVYWASGLGINPVWNAWMGQVVPPVVRQRFFGRRNAVIQLALLSSVLAGGFLVDAADRWLGKAGTGFSAAFALAALCRLASAYYLGRQRRPPATELRPVLGSEVLRRAREEPYGQLVALVAALYAAVHLAAPYFTPYMLEELELSYARFTILNATILAARALFSPYWGEVAANFGNRRALQVASLLLVPLSALWAISEDFGYLLGLQVLAGFGWSGFELASLLNFFDCTNERNRPRVLSLYNLATGVAVVAGSVAGGWLLGRTNYEVLFVTSSALRLLCVSFLLRGVGIRRSGEHRLSAVFARVVTFRPGQGPLLRPVVFEGSGKAEP; this is encoded by the coding sequence ATGATGGGTTTCGGGGAATCCTACTTTCTCGCCTTCGCGCTCGAACTCGGGGCGTCGCACTTCCAGGTGGGGCTGCTCGCGACGGTACCCCTGCTCGTCGGGTCCGTCTGGCAGCTCGGCGCCCCCGCCCTGGCGGCGCGGCTCGGGGCCAAGCAGTGGGTCGTGGGGAACGCCGTCGTGCAGGCGACTCTGCTGGCCTCGCTCGTGGCGGTTCCCTGGCTCTCGGCGGTGCCGTTCGAGTGGTTTTTCGGGCTGGTCTGCGTCTACTGGGCTTCGGGTCTCGGCATCAACCCGGTGTGGAACGCCTGGATGGGGCAGGTCGTGCCCCCGGTCGTCCGGCAGCGGTTTTTCGGCCGCAGAAACGCCGTGATCCAGCTCGCTCTCCTCTCGAGCGTCCTCGCCGGCGGTTTTCTCGTGGATGCCGCGGATCGATGGCTCGGGAAGGCCGGTACCGGCTTTTCGGCGGCGTTCGCGCTCGCGGCGCTCTGCCGGCTCGCGAGTGCCTACTATCTCGGTCGCCAGCGCCGCCCGCCCGCCACGGAGCTCCGGCCCGTGCTCGGTTCGGAGGTCTTGCGCCGGGCACGGGAAGAACCCTACGGGCAGCTCGTAGCGCTCGTCGCGGCTCTCTACGCCGCCGTTCACCTGGCTGCCCCGTACTTCACACCCTACATGCTCGAGGAGCTCGAGCTTTCGTATGCGCGCTTCACGATTCTCAACGCCACGATTCTGGCCGCTCGAGCCCTCTTTTCGCCCTACTGGGGCGAGGTGGCCGCGAACTTCGGGAACCGCCGGGCCCTGCAGGTGGCGTCTCTCCTGCTCGTCCCCCTGTCCGCCCTCTGGGCGATTTCCGAAGACTTCGGATACCTCCTCGGGCTGCAGGTCCTGGCAGGCTTCGGCTGGTCGGGCTTCGAGCTCGCTTCGCTCCTGAACTTTTTCGACTGCACGAACGAGAGAAACCGGCCGCGTGTCCTGAGTCTCTACAACCTCGCGACGGGCGTCGCCGTCGTCGCGGGTTCGGTGGCGGGAGGTTGGCTCCTCGGCAGGACGAACTACGAGGTCCTCTTCGTCACCTCCTCGGCCTTGCGCCTGCTCTGCGTCTCGTTCTTGCTGCGAGGCGTGGGCATCCGGCGCAGCGGCGAGCACCGGCTCTCGGCGGTCTTCGCCCGTGTCGTCACGTTTCGCCCCGGGCAGGGACCCCTGCTGCGACCGGTCGTGTTCGAGGGATCCGGAAAAGCCGAGCCCTAG
- the glgE gene encoding alpha-1,4-glucan:maltose-1-phosphate maltosyltransferase, giving the protein MKSPSRSLRLRGLRGKPYRILIERVTPELDGGRYPVKRTVGDTVVVGADILKDGHDVLAARVCYRPEGRKSWRYAPMAYDYDEDRWFGSFVVDAIGRWAYTVEAWTDTFGSWRDALEKRFSAGEDVRSELLEGAALLERVSRRAPRELARKIREKALFLRQENALLLDRVAAATSEELRSWVEQCAERSDLTRYHRELELVVDRERARFAAWYEMFPRSQSPVPGRHGTFADAEKQLPRLADLGFDVVYLPPIHPIGRTHRRGRNNTPEAGPDDPGSPWAIGNEHGGHTAVEPALGTLEDFERFVRAARDLGLEVALDYALQCSPDHPWVREHPEWFFVRPDGTIRYAENPPKKYLDIYPLDFWGPDWPELWRACRDILLFWIDKGVRIFRVDNPHTKPFAFWEWVIREVQSVHPDVIFLSEAFTRPKRMKALAKIGFTQSYTYFTWRNTAAELREYLTELTQTEMAEYFRGNLFTNTPDILHEYLQRGGRPAFRIRLLLAATLSPLYGIYSGFELCENTPLREGSEEYLNSEKYELRWRDWNAPGNISEDIRKLNRIRRENPALQLYTNLRFHHSEYDGILFYRKSTPDGSNHILVAVNLDPHHWHETMVHVPLDALGIAPHEDYVLEDLLTGARYTWRGVRNYVRLDPAEQVGHVFRLVR; this is encoded by the coding sequence ATGAAATCGCCGTCTCGTTCGCTCCGACTCCGTGGGCTCCGCGGGAAGCCCTACCGCATCCTGATCGAGCGTGTGACGCCCGAGCTCGACGGCGGACGGTATCCCGTCAAACGGACCGTCGGGGACACCGTCGTGGTGGGCGCGGATATCCTGAAGGACGGGCACGACGTGCTCGCGGCGCGGGTCTGCTACCGCCCGGAGGGCCGGAAGTCCTGGCGCTACGCGCCCATGGCCTACGACTACGACGAGGACCGGTGGTTCGGCTCCTTCGTCGTCGACGCGATCGGAAGGTGGGCTTACACCGTGGAGGCGTGGACGGACACGTTCGGGAGCTGGCGGGACGCCCTGGAAAAGCGTTTTTCCGCCGGCGAAGACGTCCGGTCCGAGCTTCTCGAGGGCGCGGCGCTTCTCGAGCGTGTCTCCCGGAGGGCGCCGCGCGAGCTCGCCCGGAAAATCCGGGAGAAGGCGCTTTTTCTCCGGCAGGAGAACGCGCTCCTTCTCGATCGGGTGGCCGCGGCGACCTCCGAGGAGCTGCGGTCCTGGGTGGAGCAGTGCGCGGAGCGATCCGATCTCACCCGTTACCATCGCGAGCTCGAGCTCGTGGTCGACCGGGAGCGGGCTCGGTTCGCGGCCTGGTACGAGATGTTCCCGCGTTCGCAGAGCCCGGTGCCGGGACGGCACGGCACGTTCGCGGACGCGGAAAAGCAGCTCCCACGCCTCGCCGACCTGGGCTTCGACGTCGTGTATCTTCCGCCGATCCACCCGATCGGTAGGACGCACCGCAGGGGTCGGAACAACACACCCGAGGCGGGGCCCGACGATCCGGGAAGCCCCTGGGCGATCGGCAACGAACACGGCGGGCACACGGCCGTGGAGCCCGCGCTGGGGACCCTGGAGGATTTCGAGCGGTTCGTGCGCGCGGCCCGCGATCTCGGACTGGAGGTGGCGCTCGACTACGCGCTGCAGTGTTCTCCCGACCACCCCTGGGTGCGGGAGCATCCCGAGTGGTTTTTCGTTCGGCCGGACGGGACGATCCGGTACGCGGAAAATCCGCCGAAAAAGTACCTGGACATCTACCCCCTCGACTTCTGGGGTCCCGACTGGCCGGAGCTATGGCGGGCCTGCAGGGACATCCTGCTCTTCTGGATCGACAAGGGGGTGCGGATCTTCCGCGTGGACAACCCCCACACGAAACCCTTCGCCTTCTGGGAATGGGTCATCCGCGAGGTGCAGAGCGTGCACCCCGACGTGATCTTTCTCTCGGAGGCTTTCACCCGCCCCAAGAGGATGAAGGCGCTCGCCAAGATCGGGTTCACGCAGTCCTACACGTATTTCACGTGGCGCAACACCGCGGCCGAGCTGCGGGAGTACCTGACCGAACTCACGCAGACGGAAATGGCGGAATACTTCCGGGGAAACCTCTTCACGAACACCCCCGACATCCTCCACGAGTACCTGCAGCGAGGTGGACGGCCGGCCTTCCGCATCCGGCTTCTCCTCGCGGCGACCCTTTCGCCGCTCTACGGCATCTACAGCGGTTTCGAGCTCTGCGAGAACACCCCCCTGCGGGAGGGGAGCGAAGAGTATCTGAACTCGGAGAAGTACGAGCTCCGCTGGAGGGACTGGAACGCGCCCGGGAACATCTCCGAGGACATCCGAAAACTCAACCGCATCCGCAGGGAGAATCCGGCCTTGCAGCTCTACACGAACCTCCGCTTTCACCACTCCGAGTACGACGGCATCCTCTTCTACCGCAAATCGACGCCCGACGGGTCGAACCATATCCTGGTCGCCGTGAACCTCGATCCGCACCACTGGCACGAGACCATGGTCCACGTGCCTCTCGACGCCCTCGGGATCGCCCCGCACGAGGACTACGTTCTCGAAGACCTGCTCACCGGTGCTCGTTACACCTGGCGGGGGGTTCGCAACTACGTGCGGCTCGACCCGGCGGAGCAAGTGGGGCACGTGTTCCGCCTCGTCCGCTGA
- the cysS gene encoding cysteine--tRNA ligase, whose translation MALRLHNTLTGRVEEFVPLEPGRVRMYVCGVTVYDRSHIGHARALVTFDVLYRFLRDRGYEVTFVRNFTDIDDKILARAQTLGIPPEKLAAENIRAFEQDVRALGCLPPTLEPRATEHVPEMIELIRELERKGLAYPVDGDVYFSVRDFPGYGKLSKRRLDDMVAGARVQVDPRKRHPMDFALWKASKPGEPAWPSPWGPGRPGWHIECSAMGAKYLGQPFDIHGGGSDLVFPHHENEIAQSEGAKGVPLARYWVHNGLVSVAHEKMSKSAGNFMTVEEAARRYGGEALRLFCLGTHYRNPLDFSPDRLAENAKSLHRVYETLARATEAAGSSVERARPEVPPAFSEALEDDLNTAKALGVFFETLRATNRSLDAGESRERVAHLLASLRAMGRVLGIAQQDPHAFLEEERRRTLRASELDAEEIEKLVAERAAARKARDFRRADAIRDELKARGIVLEDTPEGTKWRVEGPKNAPVAQQD comes from the coding sequence ATGGCGCTGCGCCTCCACAACACGCTCACCGGTAGAGTCGAGGAATTCGTCCCGCTCGAGCCGGGACGCGTGCGCATGTACGTGTGCGGGGTGACGGTCTACGACCGCTCCCATATCGGCCATGCCCGCGCACTCGTCACCTTCGACGTGCTCTACCGTTTTCTTCGCGACCGCGGTTACGAAGTGACCTTCGTCCGCAATTTCACCGACATCGACGACAAGATCCTCGCTCGGGCCCAGACCCTCGGGATCCCCCCGGAAAAACTCGCCGCCGAGAACATCCGGGCCTTCGAGCAGGACGTGCGCGCCCTGGGGTGTCTGCCGCCTACGCTCGAGCCCAGGGCGACCGAGCACGTCCCCGAGATGATCGAACTCATCCGGGAACTGGAACGGAAGGGCCTCGCCTACCCCGTCGACGGAGACGTGTACTTTTCGGTCCGGGACTTCCCCGGTTACGGCAAACTCTCGAAGCGGCGGCTCGACGACATGGTGGCCGGCGCCCGCGTCCAGGTCGACCCTCGCAAGCGCCATCCCATGGACTTCGCCCTCTGGAAAGCGAGCAAACCGGGCGAACCCGCCTGGCCGAGCCCGTGGGGCCCGGGGCGCCCGGGCTGGCACATCGAGTGCTCGGCCATGGGTGCCAAGTACCTGGGCCAGCCCTTCGACATCCACGGTGGCGGGAGCGACCTCGTTTTCCCCCACCACGAAAACGAGATCGCGCAGTCGGAGGGAGCGAAGGGAGTTCCCCTGGCACGCTACTGGGTCCACAACGGGCTCGTTTCCGTCGCGCACGAAAAGATGTCCAAATCGGCCGGGAACTTCATGACCGTCGAGGAAGCGGCCCGGCGTTACGGGGGCGAAGCGTTGCGTCTTTTCTGCCTCGGCACGCACTATCGCAACCCCCTCGATTTCTCGCCGGATCGCCTCGCGGAGAACGCCAAGAGCCTCCACCGCGTCTACGAAACCCTCGCCCGTGCGACCGAGGCCGCGGGGTCGTCCGTGGAGCGGGCCCGCCCCGAGGTTCCTCCTGCCTTCTCCGAAGCTCTCGAAGACGACCTCAACACGGCGAAGGCACTCGGGGTTTTCTTCGAGACCCTGCGCGCCACGAACCGTTCGCTCGACGCGGGCGAGTCCCGGGAGCGGGTCGCACACCTGCTCGCCTCCCTGCGTGCCATGGGTCGCGTCCTGGGTATCGCGCAGCAGGATCCGCACGCCTTCCTCGAAGAAGAGCGACGGAGAACGCTGCGGGCTTCCGAACTCGACGCCGAGGAAATCGAAAAGCTCGTGGCCGAACGAGCCGCCGCGCGCAAAGCGCGGGACTTTCGGCGGGCCGACGCCATCCGGGACGAGTTGAAAGCCAGGGGCATCGTGCTAGAAGACACGCCGGAAGGCACGAAGTGGCGAGTGGAAGGCCCGAAGAACGCGCCCGTAGCTCAGCAGGACTAG